In the genome of Actinomadura graeca, one region contains:
- a CDS encoding 5'-3' exonuclease, with translation MSGLMLLDTPSLYFRAFFGVPESVTAPDGTPVNAVRGLVDMIARLVQDRSPGRLVCCMDADWRPEFRVAALPSYKAHRVAADGGDQTPDALEAQLPVIDAVLDAFGLARAGVAGYEADDVIGTLAVRGAADGPVDIVTGDRDLFQLVDDGGPVAVLYTARGIRNLQVMGEKEVAAKYGIPGRGYGDYATLRGDPSDGLPGVPGVGDKTAAALVSRFGSVEGILAALDAGTDEGFPAGARRRMEAAREYLAAAETVVRVVTDIDAPELAALDDRLPAAPRDPEALVELAERWNLDGPVNRLLNALAR, from the coding sequence ATGAGCGGGCTGATGCTGCTGGACACGCCGTCGTTGTACTTCCGCGCCTTCTTCGGGGTGCCCGAGTCGGTGACCGCGCCGGACGGGACGCCGGTGAACGCGGTGCGCGGCCTCGTCGACATGATCGCGCGGCTCGTCCAGGACCGGTCCCCCGGCCGGCTCGTGTGCTGCATGGACGCCGACTGGCGGCCGGAGTTCCGGGTGGCGGCGCTGCCGTCGTACAAGGCGCACCGGGTCGCCGCCGACGGCGGCGACCAGACCCCGGACGCGCTGGAGGCGCAGCTGCCCGTCATCGACGCGGTGCTCGACGCGTTCGGGCTGGCCAGGGCGGGCGTCGCCGGGTACGAGGCCGACGACGTCATCGGGACCCTCGCGGTGCGCGGCGCGGCCGACGGGCCGGTCGACATCGTCACCGGCGACCGCGACCTGTTCCAGCTGGTCGACGACGGCGGCCCGGTCGCCGTCCTGTACACCGCGCGCGGCATCAGGAACCTGCAGGTGATGGGCGAGAAGGAGGTCGCGGCCAAGTACGGCATCCCCGGCCGCGGCTACGGCGACTACGCGACGCTGCGCGGCGACCCCAGCGACGGCCTGCCCGGCGTGCCGGGGGTCGGCGACAAGACCGCGGCGGCGCTGGTGTCCCGGTTCGGGTCCGTCGAGGGCATCCTCGCGGCGCTCGACGCGGGCACCGACGAGGGGTTCCCCGCGGGCGCGCGGCGCCGGATGGAGGCCGCCCGCGAGTACCTGGCGGCGGCGGAGACGGTGGTGCGGGTCGTCACCGACATCGACGCCCCCGAGCTGGCGGCGCTGGACGACCGGCTGCCCGCCGCGCCGCGCGACCCGGAGGCGCTCGTGGAGCTGGCGGAGCGCTGGAACCTGGACGGCCCGGTGAACCGCCTCCTCAACGCCCTCGCCCGCTGA
- a CDS encoding Crp/Fnr family transcriptional regulator codes for MSERTDPAATLQRGEGFWDDLDGPQRAALRQVARPRHYQPRMPLCYQGEESDHIIIVESGWAKVTSSTEDGHEVVLAVRGPGDLVCESAVLGRRGRSATVTALSPLRALVVPAARFTGFLDAHPAVWRLVSGTFVRRLDDAGRRLQAHVSARGARRLALLLTELAELSARHCPPAADGRIDIAPPLSQEELGSWMDASRETVARALNSLRRRGLVSTGWRRISVVDLPGLRAYAQGQD; via the coding sequence GTGAGCGAAAGGACCGACCCGGCCGCGACGCTGCAGCGCGGCGAGGGCTTCTGGGACGACCTCGACGGCCCCCAGCGCGCGGCGCTGCGGCAGGTGGCGCGGCCGCGCCACTACCAGCCGCGGATGCCGCTGTGCTACCAGGGCGAGGAGTCCGACCACATCATCATCGTCGAGAGCGGCTGGGCGAAGGTGACCTCGTCCACCGAGGACGGGCACGAGGTGGTGCTGGCCGTGCGCGGGCCGGGCGACCTGGTGTGCGAGAGCGCGGTGCTCGGCAGGCGGGGGCGGTCGGCGACCGTGACGGCGCTCAGCCCGCTGCGGGCGCTGGTGGTGCCCGCGGCGCGGTTCACCGGGTTCCTGGACGCCCACCCCGCGGTGTGGCGTCTGGTCAGCGGCACGTTCGTGCGGCGGCTGGACGACGCGGGCCGCCGGTTGCAGGCGCACGTGTCGGCGCGGGGGGCGCGGCGGCTGGCGCTGCTGCTGACCGAGCTCGCCGAGCTGTCGGCCCGGCACTGCCCGCCCGCCGCGGACGGCCGGATCGACATCGCGCCGCCGCTGTCGCAGGAGGAGCTCGGCAGCTGGATGGACGCCTCGCGCGAGACCGTCGCCCGCGCGCTGAACAGCCTGCGGCGCAGGGGCCTGGTCAGCACCGGCTGGCGCAGGATCAGCGTCGTGGACCTCCCGGGCCTGCGCGCCTACGCCCAGGGGCAGGACTGA
- a CDS encoding NAD-dependent protein deacetylase: MTQVADGPAGAAGRAEAAAEPGLRVLADLVADGDVIVLSGAGLSTESGIPDYRGETGRRRRAEPMTFQRFTGSPAARRRYWARSHLGWRHIAGARPNAGHRAVAELQRRGLVGGVITQNVDGLHQAAGARDVVELHGGLDRVVCLACGDRTPRGLLHRRLRDANPGWEGRAETVNPDGDAVLDDAAAEAFRTVDCDRCGGLLKPDVVFFGENVPPARVRECYGLTGGAGTLLVLGSSLTVLSGYRFVRHAAGLGIPVAIVNRGATRGDAHALVTLDAPLGRALTGLLAELGPAVPAERADRPPPSPLR; encoded by the coding sequence ATGACGCAGGTGGCGGACGGGCCGGCGGGAGCGGCCGGGCGGGCGGAGGCCGCGGCGGAGCCGGGTCTGCGGGTGCTGGCCGACCTCGTGGCGGACGGTGACGTGATCGTGCTGAGCGGCGCCGGGCTGTCCACCGAGTCGGGGATCCCGGACTACCGCGGCGAGACCGGGCGGCGGCGGCGCGCGGAGCCGATGACCTTCCAGCGGTTCACCGGCAGCCCGGCGGCGCGGCGCCGGTACTGGGCGCGCAGCCACCTGGGGTGGCGGCACATCGCCGGCGCCCGCCCGAACGCCGGGCACCGCGCGGTCGCGGAGCTGCAGCGCCGCGGGCTGGTCGGCGGGGTCATCACCCAGAACGTCGACGGCCTGCACCAGGCGGCCGGGGCACGGGACGTGGTGGAGCTGCACGGCGGCCTGGACCGGGTGGTGTGCCTGGCCTGCGGCGACCGGACCCCGCGCGGGCTCCTGCACCGGCGGCTGCGCGACGCCAACCCCGGCTGGGAGGGGCGGGCCGAGACCGTCAACCCCGACGGCGACGCCGTCCTGGACGACGCGGCGGCGGAGGCGTTCCGGACGGTGGACTGCGACCGGTGCGGCGGGCTGCTGAAGCCCGACGTGGTGTTCTTCGGCGAGAACGTCCCTCCCGCGCGGGTGCGGGAGTGCTACGGGCTGACCGGCGGGGCCGGGACGCTGCTGGTCCTCGGGTCGTCGCTGACGGTGCTGTCGGGCTACCGTTTCGTGCGGCACGCGGCGGGCCTCGGCATCCCGGTCGCGATCGTCAACCGGGGCGCCACCCGCGGTGACGCGCACGCGCTCGTCACCCTGGACGCGCCGCTCGGCCGGGCGCTCACCGGGCTGCTGGCGGAGCTCGGCCCTGCCGTTCCCGCGGAACGGGCTGATCGCCCGCCGCCGTCCCCGCTACGGTGA